From Tachysurus fulvidraco isolate hzauxx_2018 chromosome 10, HZAU_PFXX_2.0, whole genome shotgun sequence, one genomic window encodes:
- the tjp1b gene encoding tight junction protein ZO-1 isoform X8 has translation MVNYQKYITVMQLALGVTATNRDRSLPPRKHMWIFPKHEKDKYGPAVYYPKIHKFIGNPESLSIVGDSEDSAQGKPSLRRIKGRIHRSKSLDSIDLLDSNQSAAMEETVIWEQHTVTLHRAPGFGFGIAISGGRDNPHFQSGETSIVISDVLKGGPAEGLLQENDRVVTVNSVSMDNVEHAYAVQQLRKSGKNAKITIRRKRKVQVPSGRHGERETMSEHDEDDDSYEDEIYEVRSGRSGYGGGGASGRRSARGDRQGTRRERDRERSASRDRSMSPRSERHSVSSNLASRPAKVTLVKSRKNEAEYGLRLASHIFVKDISPESLAARDGNIQEGDVVLKINGTVTENLSLIDAKKLIERSKGKLKMVVQRDERATLLNIPDLDDSIPSANASDRDDISDIHSVASDHSNRSHDKKRSSRSRSPDRRSEPSDHSRHSPPQISNGSHRSRDEDRISKPLPLPAKMVEETHKALEQTGTREEKQLPPLPEPKPVYAQPGQPDVDLPVSPADAPVPSVAHDDSILRPSMKLVKFKKGESVGLRLAGGNDVGIFVAGVLEDSPAAKEGLEEGDQILRVNNVDFANIIREEAVLFLLDLPKGDDVTILAQKKKDVYRRIVESDVGDSFYIRTHFEYEKESPYGLSFNKGEVFRVVDTLYNGKLGSWLAIRIGKNHQEVERGIIPNKNRAEQLSSVQYTLPKTAGGDRADFWRFRGLRSSKRNLRKSREDLSAQPVQTKFPAYERVVLREAGFLRPVVVFGPIADVAREKLSREETDIFELAKSEPRDAGTDQRSSGIIRLHTIKQIIDRDKHAVLDITPNAVDRLNYAQWYPIVVFLNPDSKQGVKNMRTRLCPESRKSARKLYERALKLRKNNHHLFTTTINLNNMNDGWYGALKETIQQQQNQLVWVSEGKADGAPEDDLDIHDDRLSYLSAPGSEYSMYSTDSRHTSDYEDTDTEGGAYTDQELDETLNDEVGLPSEPAITRSSEPVREDPPVIQDVPAYPSYQHAAPQPEPTNRIESAGFKIPAPQQMYKKDLYSVDEPVRVNHMMKPQQPQSIAPPSSLSYSHQPVYQDKQPYREYDHPPYGYDGGSYAQPKPHNFNTHMHYDNRVPHYEELWPQYDQQSSAQPPPPPPPAGSGYPQGHQPPTLSYEPRSPYEDGPTQDYSPPQPRYDEPPVAYDSRPLRHGKPGPVRYEDPPPPSVVYDARSPYEPEVHGLPINNPRSPDPPKQYYGDASLRPTYNPGLPNRGYKPGQHEPLNSDPPVPPPKPEVVLSPGEPIHTATDKPLPPPARDDPEEEDPAMKPQSVLNRVKMFENKRSVSVDRAKEAGDVPGIRPTDIPKPVTAPGPVSKANSLNNLEQEKPAYRAPEPQKPRLGDEAVRTNHYDPDEDEEYYRKQLSYFDRRSFDNKSVTQPAVNRFHDIAKPAQPQLGYPYNRTESGEKVSPVEKRYEPVPQVNPVPTPYGQSGPAVPPTSLPKLSNAEVNSLPDPHNSPKGKPELSTLRPPTRDDPVQGNYLPQKSPVNGTDIPPKTLSVPAPTSYNRYVPKPYTSTARPFERKFESPKFNHNLLPNDTQTKPIVVNNNVKTHLSPQPQDTDSGVDTFTRTMDNRPKYQHNNVNAIPKAIPVSPNALDDDDEDEGHTVVATARGIFNCNGGVLSSIETGVSIIIPQGAIPESVEQEIYFKVCRDNSILPPLDKEKGETLLSPLVMCGPHGLKFLKPVELRLPHCASMTPDGWSFALKSSDSSSGDPKCWQNKSLPGDPNYLVGANCVSVLIDHF, from the exons CAGAGTGCAGCAATGGAGGAGACGGTGATATGGGAGCAGCACACAGTAACTTTACACAGG GCTCCAGGGTTTGGGTTTGGAATTGCCATCTCAGGCGGGAGGGACAACCCCCACTTCCAGAGTGGAGAGACGTCTATAGTCATCTCTGATGTGCTCAAGGGAGGGCCAGCAGAGGGCCTACTGCA GGAGAATGACAGGGTTGTCACGGTTAACTCTGTCTCCATGGATAACGTGGAACATGCATATGCGGTGCAACAGCTACGGAAAAGCGGAAAGAACGCAAAAATA ACCATCAGACGAAAGAGGAAGGTTCAGGTCCCCTCAGGACGTCACGGAGAGCGAGAAACCATGTCTGAGCATGACGAGGATGATGACAGTTATGAAGACGAGATCTATGAAGTGCGGAGTGGGCGGAGTGGGTACGGCGGAGGAGGGGCCAGCGGAAGACGCAGCGCTAGAGGCGATCGACAGGGCACAAGACGGGAGCGGGACAGAGAACGTAGCGCCTCTAGAGACAGGAGCATGTCTCCACGCTCAGAGCGCCACTCCGTCTCTTCCAACCTGGCTTCCCGTCCAGCCAAGGTCACACTTGTCAAGTCTCGCAAGAATGAAG CAGAATATGGCCTTCGCCTGGCCAGCCACATCTTTGTGAAGGATATCTCTCCCGAGAGCCTGGCTGCCAGGGACGGCAACATCCAGGAAGGAGATGTGGTGCTGAAG ATAAATGGCACGGTGACGGAGAACCTCTCCCTGATAGATGCTAAGAAGCTGATTGAAAGGTCGAAGGGCAAGTTGAAGATGGTTGtgcagagagacgagagagcCACATTGCTTAACATCCCTGATCTAGATGACAGCATCCCCTCAGCCAATGCTTCCGATAGAGATG ATATTTCAGATATCCACTCTGTAGCATCTGATCATTCGAACCGATCCCATGACAAGAAGAGGAGCAGTCGCTCTCGTTCCCCAGACCGGCGCTCTGAGCCCTCAGACCATTCCAGACATTCTCCTCCACAAATCAGCAATGGCAG TCACAGAAGTCGTGATGAGGATCGAATCTCAAAGCCTCTCCCCTTGCCGGCTAAAATGGTGGAGGAGACTCATAAAGCACTGGAACAGACTGGGACCAGAGAGGAGAAACAGCTCCCCCCCCTGCCAG AGCCAAAGCCTGTGTATGCCCAGCCTGGCCAGCCTGATGTGGATTTGCCAGTTAGTCCAGCAGATGCTCCTGTGCCCAGTGTAGCCCATGATGACAGCATCTTACG GCCTAGTATGAAGTTGGTAAAGTTTAAGAAGGGTGAGAGCGTGGGGCTACGGCTGGCTGGGGGCAATGATGTGGGCATTTTTGTGGCTGGTGTGTTGGAGGACAGTCCTGCTGCTAAAGAAGGCCTCGAGGAGGGAGACCAGATACTCAGG GTCAATAATGTCGACTTTGCAAACATCATCCGTGAAGAAGCTGTGCTGTTTCTTTTGGATCTGCCCAAAGGAGATGATGTCACCATCCTGGcccagaaaaagaaagatg TGTACAGACGAATTGTGGAGTCGGATGTGGGCGACTCATTTTATATTCGGACTCATTTTGAGTACGAGAAAGAGTCTCCGTATGGCCTGAGTTTTAATAAGGGTGAGGTGTTCCGAGTTGTAGATACCCTTTACAATGGCAAGCTGGGGTCCTGGCTTGCCATTCGGATTGGCAAGAACCACCAGGAGGTGGAGAGGGGCATCATTCCCAACAAGAACAG AGCGGAGCAACTCTCCAGTGTGCAGTACACGCTTCCAAAGACAGCAGGAGGCGATAGGGCAGACTTCTGGAGGTTCCGTGGCCTTAGGAGCTCCAAGAGGAACCTGAGGAAAAGTAGAGAGGATCTCTCTGCTCAGCCTGTCCAAACTAAATTCCCCGCCTATGAGAGAGTAGTACTCAGAGAAG CTGGTTTCCTGAGACCTGTAGTTGTGTTCGGTCCCATTGCTGATGTTGCAAGAGAGAAACTTTCAAGGGAGGAAACGGACATCTTTGAGCTTGCCA AGAGTGAGCCCAGAGATGCAGGCACGGACCAGCGCAGTTCTGGAATCATCCGTCTCCATACCATTAAACAGATTATTGATAGA GATAAACATGCAGTGTTGGACATCACCCCTAATGCTGTGGACCGTCTAAACTATGCCCAGTGGTACCCCATCGTGGTGTTTCTGAACCCAGACAGCAAACAGGGTGTGAAGAACATGAGGACCAGGCTTTGTCCTGAGTCCAGAAAGAGTGCAAGGAAACTGTATGAGCGTGCCCTCAAACTGAGGAAGAACAACCACCATCTTTTCACAA CCACTATTAATTTAAACAACATGAACGATGGATGGTATGGAGCTCTGAAAGAGACCATCCAGCAACAGCAGAACCAGCTGGTCTGGGTTTCTGAGGGCAAG GCTGATGGAGCTCCAGAGGATGACTTGGACATCCATGATGACCGCTTGTCCTACCTCTCAGCACCAGGCAGTGAGTACAGCATGTACAGTACCGACAGTCGCCACACGTCTGACTACGAGGACACGGACACTGAGGGTGGTGCCTATACAGACCAGGAGCTGGATGAGACCCTGAACGATGAGGTGGGCTTACCCAGTGAGCCTGCTATCACCCGCTCTTCAGAGCCTGTGCGAGAGGATCCACCCGTCATTCAAGACGTTCCAGCCTACCCCAGTTACCAGCATGCAGCTCCCCAACCTGAGCCCACAAACCGCATCGAGTCTGCTGGATTTAAGATTCCTGCTCCCCAGCAG ATGTATAAGAAGGATCTGTACAGTGTGGATGAGCCTGTGCGGGTAAATCACATGATGAAGCCCCAGCAGCCACAATCCATAGCTCCCCCATCCTCTCTGTCCTACAGCCACCAGCCTGTGTACCAGGACAAACAGCCATACCGAGAGTACGACCACCCGCCTTACGGCTATGATGGTGGCAGCTACGCACAACCAAAGCCTCACAACTTCAACACGCACATGCACTATGACAACCGCGTGCCTCATTATGAGGAACTGTGGCCCCAGTATGACCAGCAGTCCTCGGCccagcctcctcctcctcctcctccagctggGTCAGGCTATCCTCAGGGCCACCAGCCTCCCACTTTGAGCTACGAGCCCCGTTCTCCCTATGAGGATGGGCCTACGCAGGACTATAGCCCTCCTCAGCCTCGCTATGATGAGCCACCTGTGGCTTATGATAGCCGACCACTACGGCATGGAAAACCAGGGCCTGTTCGCTATGAGGATCCTCCTCCTCCCTCGGTTGTGTATGACGCACGCTCTCCTTATGAACCAGAGGTTCATGGTTTGCCCATCAATAACCCCCGCTCCCCTGACCCTCCTAAGCAGTATTATGGAGATGCATCTTTGAGACCTACATACAACCCAGGGCTACCAAATCGTGGCTACAAACCAGGGCAACATGAACCTCTGAATTCTGATCCTCCAGTTCCTCCTCCAAAACCTGAAGTTGTGCTTTCCCCTGGGGAGCCAATACACACTGCAACTGATAAACCACTGCCTCCTCCAGCCAGAGACGATCCAGAGGAGGAGGATCCTGCCATGAAACCTCAGTCTGTTCTGAACAGGGTCAAGATGTTTGAGAATAAGCGCTCTGTGAGTGTAGACAGAGCCAAAGAGGCTGGAGATGTTCCAGGGATCAGG CCCACAGATATCCCCAAACCTGTAACTGCCCCTGGCCCAGTATCCAAGGCCAACTCTCTCAACAACTTGGAACAAGAGAAACCTGCATATAG GGCTCCAGAGCCACAAAAACCTCGCTTAGGAGATGAGGCAGTTCGCACCAACCACTATGACCCCGATGAAGATGAAGAGTATTACAGAAAACAGCTATCCTACTTTGACCGCCGCAGCTTTGACAATAAGTCTGTGACTCAACCTGCAGTCAATCGTTTCCATGATATTGCTAAACCTGCACAGCCTCAGCTAGGATACCCTTATAACAG GACAGAGTCAGGGGAGAAGGTGAGCCCTGTGGAGAAGAGATATGAGCCAGTCCCACAAGTTAACCCTGTACCAACTCCTTATGGCCAGTCAGGACCTGCTGTCCCACCCACATCCCTACCCAAACTCAGCAATGCAGAAG TGAACTCTCTCCCAGATCCCCACAATTCCCCCAAAGGCAAACCTGAATTGTCTACTCTCCGCCCTCCTACCCGGGATGACCCAGTCCAAGGCAACTACCTTCCCCAAAAGTCTCCAGTTAATGGGACTGACATCCCACCCAAGACTCTAAGTGTCCCTGCTCCCACCAGTTACAACCGCTATGTTCCAAAGCCTTACACGAGCACTGCACGGCCATTCGAGCGCAAGTTTGAGAGCCCTAAATTCAACCACAACCTTCTGCCCAATGACACCCAGACCAAGCCAATCGTGGTGAACAACAACGTCAAAACCCACCTCTCACCTCAACCCCAGGACACAGATAGTGGAGTGGACACATTCACTCGCACTATGGACAACAGGCCCAAATATCAGCACAACAATGTCAACGCTATCCCGAAAGCTATCCCTGTCAG CCCCAATGcactggatgatgatgatgaagatgaaggacACACTGTGGTTGCTACAGCACGGGGTATCTTTAATTGTAACGGTGGCGTATTGAGCTCAATCGAGACGGGTGTGAGTATTATCATCCCCCAGGGAGCCATTCCTGAAAGTGTGGAGCAGGAGATCTACTTTAAAGTGTGCAGAGATAACAGCATCCTGCCTCCACTGGACAAGGAGAAAG GTGAAACTCTGCTCAGCCCCCTGGTCATGTGTGGGCCTCATGGTCTGAAGTTCCTGAAGCCAGTGGAGCTGCGCTTGCCACACTGTGCGTCTATGACCCCTGATGGTTGGTCTTTTGCTCTAAAATCCTCCGACTCCTCGTCGG GTGACCCCAAATGCTGGCAGAATAAATCTCTCCCAGGGGACCCCAATTACCTGGTGGGCGctaactgtgtgtctgtgctcatTGACCACTTCTGA
- the tjp1b gene encoding tight junction protein ZO-1 isoform X2 encodes MVNYQKYITVMQLALGVTATNRDRSLPPRKHMWIFPKHEKDKYGPAVYYPKIHKFIGNPESLSIVGDSEDSAQGKPSLRRIKGRIHRSKSLDSIDLLDSNQSAAMEETVIWEQHTVTLHRAPGFGFGIAISGGRDNPHFQSGETSIVISDVLKGGPAEGLLQENDRVVTVNSVSMDNVEHAYAVQQLRKSGKNAKITIRRKRKVQVPSGRHGERETMSEHDEDDDSYEDEIYEVRSGRSGYGGGGASGRRSARGDRQGTRRERDRERSASRDRSMSPRSERHSVSSNLASRPAKVTLVKSRKNEEYGLRLASHIFVKDISPESLAARDGNIQEGDVVLKINGTVTENLSLIDAKKLIERSKGKLKMVVQRDERATLLNIPDLDDSIPSANASDRDDISDIHSVASDHSNRSHDKKRSSRSRSPDRRSEPSDHSRHSPPQISNGSHRSRDEDRISKPLPLPAKMVEETHKALEQTGTREEKQLPPLPEPKPVYAQPGQPDVDLPVSPADAPVPSVAHDDSILRPSMKLVKFKKGESVGLRLAGGNDVGIFVAGVLEDSPAAKEGLEEGDQILRVNNVDFANIIREEAVLFLLDLPKGDDVTILAQKKKDVYRRIVESDVGDSFYIRTHFEYEKESPYGLSFNKGEVFRVVDTLYNGKLGSWLAIRIGKNHQEVERGIIPNKNRAEQLSSVQYTLPKTAGGDRADFWRFRGLRSSKRNLRKSREDLSAQPVQTKFPAYERVVLREAGFLRPVVVFGPIADVAREKLSREETDIFELAKSEPRDAGTDQRSSGIIRLHTIKQIIDRDKHAVLDITPNAVDRLNYAQWYPIVVFLNPDSKQGVKNMRTRLCPESRKSARKLYERALKLRKNNHHLFTTTINLNNMNDGWYGALKETIQQQQNQLVWVSEGKADGAPEDDLDIHDDRLSYLSAPGSEYSMYSTDSRHTSDYEDTDTEGGAYTDQELDETLNDEVGLPSEPAITRSSEPVREDPPVIQDVPAYPSYQHAAPQPEPTNRIESAGFKIPAPQQQAEAAVALPSFPPAVASVPPAVEPTAPLAGTKSTEPPGTAQADSLNLPAPEPESQPDPELAQAPTHDPHQSLAPSPHPKQMYKKDLYSVDEPVRVNHMMKPQQPQSIAPPSSLSYSHQPVYQDKQPYREYDHPPYGYDGGSYAQPKPHNFNTHMHYDNRVPHYEELWPQYDQQSSAQPPPPPPPAGSGYPQGHQPPTLSYEPRSPYEDGPTQDYSPPQPRYDEPPVAYDSRPLRHGKPGPVRYEDPPPPSVVYDARSPYEPEVHGLPINNPRSPDPPKQYYGDASLRPTYNPGLPNRGYKPGQHEPLNSDPPVPPPKPEVVLSPGEPIHTATDKPLPPPARDDPEEEDPAMKPQSVLNRVKMFENKRSVSVDRAKEAGDVPGIRPTDIPKPVTAPGPVSKANSLNNLEQEKPAYRAPEPQKPRLGDEAVRTNHYDPDEDEEYYRKQLSYFDRRSFDNKSVTQPAVNRFHDIAKPAQPQLGYPYNRTESGEKVSPVEKRYEPVPQVNPVPTPYGQSGPAVPPTSLPKLSNAEVNSLPDPHNSPKGKPELSTLRPPTRDDPVQGNYLPQKSPVNGTDIPPKTLSVPAPTSYNRYVPKPYTSTARPFERKFESPKFNHNLLPNDTQTKPIVVNNNVKTHLSPQPQDTDSGVDTFTRTMDNRPKYQHNNVNAIPKAIPVSPNALDDDDEDEGHTVVATARGIFNCNGGVLSSIETGVSIIIPQGAIPESVEQEIYFKVCRDNSILPPLDKEKGETLLSPLVMCGPHGLKFLKPVELRLPHCASMTPDGWSFALKSSDSSSGDPKCWQNKSLPGDPNYLVGANCVSVLIDHF; translated from the exons CAGAGTGCAGCAATGGAGGAGACGGTGATATGGGAGCAGCACACAGTAACTTTACACAGG GCTCCAGGGTTTGGGTTTGGAATTGCCATCTCAGGCGGGAGGGACAACCCCCACTTCCAGAGTGGAGAGACGTCTATAGTCATCTCTGATGTGCTCAAGGGAGGGCCAGCAGAGGGCCTACTGCA GGAGAATGACAGGGTTGTCACGGTTAACTCTGTCTCCATGGATAACGTGGAACATGCATATGCGGTGCAACAGCTACGGAAAAGCGGAAAGAACGCAAAAATA ACCATCAGACGAAAGAGGAAGGTTCAGGTCCCCTCAGGACGTCACGGAGAGCGAGAAACCATGTCTGAGCATGACGAGGATGATGACAGTTATGAAGACGAGATCTATGAAGTGCGGAGTGGGCGGAGTGGGTACGGCGGAGGAGGGGCCAGCGGAAGACGCAGCGCTAGAGGCGATCGACAGGGCACAAGACGGGAGCGGGACAGAGAACGTAGCGCCTCTAGAGACAGGAGCATGTCTCCACGCTCAGAGCGCCACTCCGTCTCTTCCAACCTGGCTTCCCGTCCAGCCAAGGTCACACTTGTCAAGTCTCGCAAGAATGAAG AATATGGCCTTCGCCTGGCCAGCCACATCTTTGTGAAGGATATCTCTCCCGAGAGCCTGGCTGCCAGGGACGGCAACATCCAGGAAGGAGATGTGGTGCTGAAG ATAAATGGCACGGTGACGGAGAACCTCTCCCTGATAGATGCTAAGAAGCTGATTGAAAGGTCGAAGGGCAAGTTGAAGATGGTTGtgcagagagacgagagagcCACATTGCTTAACATCCCTGATCTAGATGACAGCATCCCCTCAGCCAATGCTTCCGATAGAGATG ATATTTCAGATATCCACTCTGTAGCATCTGATCATTCGAACCGATCCCATGACAAGAAGAGGAGCAGTCGCTCTCGTTCCCCAGACCGGCGCTCTGAGCCCTCAGACCATTCCAGACATTCTCCTCCACAAATCAGCAATGGCAG TCACAGAAGTCGTGATGAGGATCGAATCTCAAAGCCTCTCCCCTTGCCGGCTAAAATGGTGGAGGAGACTCATAAAGCACTGGAACAGACTGGGACCAGAGAGGAGAAACAGCTCCCCCCCCTGCCAG AGCCAAAGCCTGTGTATGCCCAGCCTGGCCAGCCTGATGTGGATTTGCCAGTTAGTCCAGCAGATGCTCCTGTGCCCAGTGTAGCCCATGATGACAGCATCTTACG GCCTAGTATGAAGTTGGTAAAGTTTAAGAAGGGTGAGAGCGTGGGGCTACGGCTGGCTGGGGGCAATGATGTGGGCATTTTTGTGGCTGGTGTGTTGGAGGACAGTCCTGCTGCTAAAGAAGGCCTCGAGGAGGGAGACCAGATACTCAGG GTCAATAATGTCGACTTTGCAAACATCATCCGTGAAGAAGCTGTGCTGTTTCTTTTGGATCTGCCCAAAGGAGATGATGTCACCATCCTGGcccagaaaaagaaagatg TGTACAGACGAATTGTGGAGTCGGATGTGGGCGACTCATTTTATATTCGGACTCATTTTGAGTACGAGAAAGAGTCTCCGTATGGCCTGAGTTTTAATAAGGGTGAGGTGTTCCGAGTTGTAGATACCCTTTACAATGGCAAGCTGGGGTCCTGGCTTGCCATTCGGATTGGCAAGAACCACCAGGAGGTGGAGAGGGGCATCATTCCCAACAAGAACAG AGCGGAGCAACTCTCCAGTGTGCAGTACACGCTTCCAAAGACAGCAGGAGGCGATAGGGCAGACTTCTGGAGGTTCCGTGGCCTTAGGAGCTCCAAGAGGAACCTGAGGAAAAGTAGAGAGGATCTCTCTGCTCAGCCTGTCCAAACTAAATTCCCCGCCTATGAGAGAGTAGTACTCAGAGAAG CTGGTTTCCTGAGACCTGTAGTTGTGTTCGGTCCCATTGCTGATGTTGCAAGAGAGAAACTTTCAAGGGAGGAAACGGACATCTTTGAGCTTGCCA AGAGTGAGCCCAGAGATGCAGGCACGGACCAGCGCAGTTCTGGAATCATCCGTCTCCATACCATTAAACAGATTATTGATAGA GATAAACATGCAGTGTTGGACATCACCCCTAATGCTGTGGACCGTCTAAACTATGCCCAGTGGTACCCCATCGTGGTGTTTCTGAACCCAGACAGCAAACAGGGTGTGAAGAACATGAGGACCAGGCTTTGTCCTGAGTCCAGAAAGAGTGCAAGGAAACTGTATGAGCGTGCCCTCAAACTGAGGAAGAACAACCACCATCTTTTCACAA CCACTATTAATTTAAACAACATGAACGATGGATGGTATGGAGCTCTGAAAGAGACCATCCAGCAACAGCAGAACCAGCTGGTCTGGGTTTCTGAGGGCAAG GCTGATGGAGCTCCAGAGGATGACTTGGACATCCATGATGACCGCTTGTCCTACCTCTCAGCACCAGGCAGTGAGTACAGCATGTACAGTACCGACAGTCGCCACACGTCTGACTACGAGGACACGGACACTGAGGGTGGTGCCTATACAGACCAGGAGCTGGATGAGACCCTGAACGATGAGGTGGGCTTACCCAGTGAGCCTGCTATCACCCGCTCTTCAGAGCCTGTGCGAGAGGATCCACCCGTCATTCAAGACGTTCCAGCCTACCCCAGTTACCAGCATGCAGCTCCCCAACCTGAGCCCACAAACCGCATCGAGTCTGCTGGATTTAAGATTCCTGCTCCCCAGCAG CAGGCTGAGGCTGCTGTGGCCCTGCCCTCCTTCCCCCCTGCAGTGGCATCAGTGCCCCCTGCTGTTGAGCCCACCGCACCACTAGCGGGTACGAAATCCACGGAGCCACCTGGCACCGCTCAGGCCGACTCACTTAACCTTCCCGCCCCAGAACCCGAGTCCCAGCCCGATCCTGAGCTCGCTCAGGCCCCAACACACGACCCCCACCAGTCGCTCGCGCCCAGCCCACATCCAAAG CAGATGTATAAGAAGGATCTGTACAGTGTGGATGAGCCTGTGCGGGTAAATCACATGATGAAGCCCCAGCAGCCACAATCCATAGCTCCCCCATCCTCTCTGTCCTACAGCCACCAGCCTGTGTACCAGGACAAACAGCCATACCGAGAGTACGACCACCCGCCTTACGGCTATGATGGTGGCAGCTACGCACAACCAAAGCCTCACAACTTCAACACGCACATGCACTATGACAACCGCGTGCCTCATTATGAGGAACTGTGGCCCCAGTATGACCAGCAGTCCTCGGCccagcctcctcctcctcctcctccagctggGTCAGGCTATCCTCAGGGCCACCAGCCTCCCACTTTGAGCTACGAGCCCCGTTCTCCCTATGAGGATGGGCCTACGCAGGACTATAGCCCTCCTCAGCCTCGCTATGATGAGCCACCTGTGGCTTATGATAGCCGACCACTACGGCATGGAAAACCAGGGCCTGTTCGCTATGAGGATCCTCCTCCTCCCTCGGTTGTGTATGACGCACGCTCTCCTTATGAACCAGAGGTTCATGGTTTGCCCATCAATAACCCCCGCTCCCCTGACCCTCCTAAGCAGTATTATGGAGATGCATCTTTGAGACCTACATACAACCCAGGGCTACCAAATCGTGGCTACAAACCAGGGCAACATGAACCTCTGAATTCTGATCCTCCAGTTCCTCCTCCAAAACCTGAAGTTGTGCTTTCCCCTGGGGAGCCAATACACACTGCAACTGATAAACCACTGCCTCCTCCAGCCAGAGACGATCCAGAGGAGGAGGATCCTGCCATGAAACCTCAGTCTGTTCTGAACAGGGTCAAGATGTTTGAGAATAAGCGCTCTGTGAGTGTAGACAGAGCCAAAGAGGCTGGAGATGTTCCAGGGATCAGG CCCACAGATATCCCCAAACCTGTAACTGCCCCTGGCCCAGTATCCAAGGCCAACTCTCTCAACAACTTGGAACAAGAGAAACCTGCATATAG GGCTCCAGAGCCACAAAAACCTCGCTTAGGAGATGAGGCAGTTCGCACCAACCACTATGACCCCGATGAAGATGAAGAGTATTACAGAAAACAGCTATCCTACTTTGACCGCCGCAGCTTTGACAATAAGTCTGTGACTCAACCTGCAGTCAATCGTTTCCATGATATTGCTAAACCTGCACAGCCTCAGCTAGGATACCCTTATAACAG GACAGAGTCAGGGGAGAAGGTGAGCCCTGTGGAGAAGAGATATGAGCCAGTCCCACAAGTTAACCCTGTACCAACTCCTTATGGCCAGTCAGGACCTGCTGTCCCACCCACATCCCTACCCAAACTCAGCAATGCAGAAG TGAACTCTCTCCCAGATCCCCACAATTCCCCCAAAGGCAAACCTGAATTGTCTACTCTCCGCCCTCCTACCCGGGATGACCCAGTCCAAGGCAACTACCTTCCCCAAAAGTCTCCAGTTAATGGGACTGACATCCCACCCAAGACTCTAAGTGTCCCTGCTCCCACCAGTTACAACCGCTATGTTCCAAAGCCTTACACGAGCACTGCACGGCCATTCGAGCGCAAGTTTGAGAGCCCTAAATTCAACCACAACCTTCTGCCCAATGACACCCAGACCAAGCCAATCGTGGTGAACAACAACGTCAAAACCCACCTCTCACCTCAACCCCAGGACACAGATAGTGGAGTGGACACATTCACTCGCACTATGGACAACAGGCCCAAATATCAGCACAACAATGTCAACGCTATCCCGAAAGCTATCCCTGTCAG CCCCAATGcactggatgatgatgatgaagatgaaggacACACTGTGGTTGCTACAGCACGGGGTATCTTTAATTGTAACGGTGGCGTATTGAGCTCAATCGAGACGGGTGTGAGTATTATCATCCCCCAGGGAGCCATTCCTGAAAGTGTGGAGCAGGAGATCTACTTTAAAGTGTGCAGAGATAACAGCATCCTGCCTCCACTGGACAAGGAGAAAG GTGAAACTCTGCTCAGCCCCCTGGTCATGTGTGGGCCTCATGGTCTGAAGTTCCTGAAGCCAGTGGAGCTGCGCTTGCCACACTGTGCGTCTATGACCCCTGATGGTTGGTCTTTTGCTCTAAAATCCTCCGACTCCTCGTCGG GTGACCCCAAATGCTGGCAGAATAAATCTCTCCCAGGGGACCCCAATTACCTGGTGGGCGctaactgtgtgtctgtgctcatTGACCACTTCTGA